The Macrococcoides canis genome has a window encoding:
- a CDS encoding DUF1292 domain-containing protein, with product MTENNELNQGTLDINNEEELLTLFDEEGNEVLYRKLLEFYHPEFEKTYIILAEEGADEEEEIELIPMINEPSEDGEGGKLLPVETDEEWDMIEEVVNSNFDGE from the coding sequence ATGACTGAAAACAACGAATTAAACCAAGGAACTTTAGATATTAATAACGAAGAAGAGCTATTAACATTATTTGACGAAGAAGGAAACGAAGTATTATACCGCAAATTACTTGAGTTCTATCACCCAGAATTTGAGAAGACTTATATTATCTTAGCAGAAGAAGGCGCAGATGAGGAAGAAGAAATCGAACTTATTCCTATGATCAATGAGCCTAGCGAAGATGGTGAAGGTGGTAAATTATTACCAGTTGAAACAGACGAAGAATGGGATATGATCGAAGAAGTCGTAAACTCGAACTTTGACGGAGAATAA